A single region of the Aeromicrobium chenweiae genome encodes:
- the trxA gene encoding thioredoxin, whose amino-acid sequence MSTVTLTKDTIDETLGAEGITLVDWWASWCGPCRQFAPVFEAASETHPDVTFGKIDTEDQQELAAAAQITSIPTLMAFRDGVLVFSQPGALPAAGLEQVIQAVRDLDMDDVRRRVAEAEAAEAQA is encoded by the coding sequence ATGAGCACCGTCACCCTGACCAAGGACACCATCGACGAGACCCTCGGCGCCGAGGGCATCACCCTCGTGGACTGGTGGGCATCGTGGTGCGGCCCGTGCCGTCAGTTCGCCCCGGTCTTCGAGGCCGCGAGCGAGACGCACCCGGACGTCACCTTCGGCAAGATCGACACCGAGGACCAGCAGGAGCTCGCAGCTGCCGCGCAGATCACCTCGATCCCGACCCTCATGGCATTCCGTGACGGGGTCCTGGTCTTCTCCCAGCCCGGCGCCCTCCCCGCGGCCGGACTCGAGCAGGTCATCCAGGCCGTGCGCGACCTCGACATGGACGACGTCCGTCGCCGCGTGGCCGAGGCCGAGGCCGCCGAGGCGCAGGCCTGA
- a CDS encoding putative quinol monooxygenase: MIFIVVKFRTKPDWTDRWLELVRPFTEATRAEPGNRWFDWSRSVDDPHEFVLVEAFDDDAAEAHVTSAHFQEAMQTMPQALAETPRIVSQTVDQDGWNEMGELTVS; this comes from the coding sequence ATGATCTTCATCGTCGTCAAGTTCCGCACCAAGCCTGACTGGACCGATCGCTGGCTCGAGCTGGTCCGCCCGTTCACCGAGGCGACCCGCGCCGAGCCCGGCAACCGCTGGTTCGACTGGTCCCGCAGCGTCGACGACCCCCACGAGTTCGTGCTCGTCGAGGCGTTCGACGACGATGCCGCGGAGGCCCACGTCACCAGCGCGCACTTCCAGGAGGCCATGCAGACCATGCCTCAGGCGCTCGCCGAGACGCCTCGCATCGTCAGCCAGACCGTCGACCAGGACGGCTGGAACGAGATGGGCGAGCTCACCGTCTCCTAG
- a CDS encoding HNH endonuclease family protein, which yields MLLIAVAALVLIGSSYGRGDGSDPAGSTPTTEAPPAAEPTATHGTAAEALEKLTVKGRAPQTGYSRERFGRSWRDLDRNGCDQRNDVLRRDLRDITLKAGTDGCLVLSGTLTSPYSGEVVEFVRGTTTSRTVQIDHVVALSDAWQKGAQQWSAARREQFANDVLELRATDMHTNASKGSGDAATWLPPRKAFRCGYVARQIAVKSAYGLWVTPAERDAMRRVLVRCPRQGLPRRYAVPLGGGPELEAAGLGGARTLDG from the coding sequence GTGCTCCTGATCGCGGTGGCGGCGCTGGTGCTCATCGGCAGCTCGTACGGGCGCGGTGACGGCAGCGACCCGGCGGGAAGCACGCCGACCACCGAGGCGCCCCCAGCCGCCGAGCCGACGGCGACGCACGGCACGGCGGCCGAGGCGCTCGAGAAGCTGACCGTCAAGGGCCGAGCGCCGCAGACCGGGTACTCCCGTGAGCGGTTCGGCCGGTCGTGGCGCGACCTGGACCGCAACGGCTGCGACCAGCGCAACGACGTGCTGCGCCGCGACCTGCGCGACATCACCCTGAAGGCCGGCACCGACGGGTGCCTCGTCCTGTCCGGCACCCTCACGTCCCCGTACTCCGGCGAGGTCGTCGAGTTCGTCCGCGGCACCACGACGTCCAGGACGGTGCAGATCGACCACGTCGTGGCGCTGTCCGACGCGTGGCAGAAGGGCGCCCAGCAGTGGAGTGCTGCGAGGCGTGAGCAGTTCGCGAACGACGTGCTGGAGCTCCGCGCGACCGACATGCACACCAATGCGTCCAAGGGCAGCGGTGACGCGGCGACGTGGCTGCCCCCGCGCAAGGCGTTCCGGTGCGGCTACGTGGCCCGGCAGATCGCGGTCAAGAGCGCGTACGGCCTGTGGGTCACCCCGGCCGAGCGCGACGCGATGCGCCGGGTGCTGGTGCGGTGCCCCCGTCAGGGCCTGCCGCGCAGGTACGCCGTGCCGCTCGGCGGCGGTCCCGAGCTCGAGGCGGCCGGCTTGGGTGGGGCCCGGACACTGGACGGGTGA
- a CDS encoding dioxygenase, with protein MATYSITDLDNRLQPSALMPVMFVGHGNPMHAISDNAYTRTWSRLGQELPEAQAIVVVSAHWLTPGQTHITDAPRNPIIYDFGGFPEELSRVQYDSVGDTDVARLLARQLVEYEAELDKQWGLDHGTWSILKFIAPKPEVPVLQISIDYSMPLPRLYELYGRLRAMRRRGVLFIGSGNIVHALGRARWDGGAAWDWAQQFDADTAVALRDREIGKLLDPYGSWAEARIAVPTDDHYRPMVAALSLLEDGEDISFFNSSIDMGSIGMRSFVTV; from the coding sequence ATGGCCACGTACTCGATCACCGACCTGGACAACCGCCTGCAGCCCAGCGCGCTGATGCCGGTGATGTTCGTGGGCCACGGCAACCCCATGCACGCGATCTCCGACAACGCGTACACCCGCACCTGGAGCCGCCTCGGCCAGGAGCTGCCCGAGGCGCAGGCCATCGTGGTGGTCAGCGCCCACTGGCTGACCCCGGGCCAGACCCACATCACGGACGCGCCGCGCAACCCGATCATCTACGACTTCGGCGGCTTCCCCGAGGAGCTGTCGCGGGTGCAGTACGACTCGGTGGGCGACACCGACGTCGCGCGGCTGCTGGCTCGTCAGCTCGTCGAGTACGAGGCCGAGCTCGACAAGCAGTGGGGGCTCGACCACGGCACCTGGAGCATCCTGAAGTTCATCGCACCCAAGCCCGAGGTGCCCGTCCTGCAGATCAGCATCGACTACTCGATGCCGCTGCCACGGCTGTACGAGCTCTACGGCCGCCTGCGGGCGATGCGCCGCCGCGGCGTGCTGTTCATCGGCAGCGGCAACATCGTCCATGCCCTGGGGCGTGCCCGCTGGGACGGCGGCGCCGCCTGGGACTGGGCGCAGCAGTTCGACGCCGACACCGCCGTGGCGCTGCGCGACCGCGAGATCGGCAAGCTGCTCGACCCGTACGGCTCGTGGGCCGAGGCGCGCATCGCGGTGCCGACCGACGACCACTACCGCCCGATGGTCGCCGCGCTCAGCCTGCTCGAGGACGGTGAGGACATCTCGTTCTTCAACAGCTCCATCGACATGGGCTCGATCGGCATGAGGTCGTTCGTCACCGTCTGA
- a CDS encoding serine hydrolase domain-containing protein has product MRTRLAASGVVLMVLAGCAGGNPGGSEPPRTEPTRTRTTTPSAPTTSATPDVAYPGATWARAEQGDWKALDADLAANGSTCVAVVKDGRLVHDAYWNGGDPQAQQKVYSIAKSLTSLLVGTYVDDGLLDLDAPAAQQVDEWRRTAAGDITVRDLLAMTSGRHWDDATDTQMIRSEPDTTSFAVDVRQDRAPGEAWVYDNTAVQTLEAVLDGLEGSGDVVANAEQRLLGPLGMRATTWGRDPAGNALTFSGMTSTCLDLARVGHLMLNDGAWKGRQLLSADFVREATRPSSRLNAAYGLLWWVNAEGRVVEVLRQAGFATDKAPYDGRLAPNVPDDAFWAFGYGNQYVAVVPSEGVVAVRLGARPATPDRVTFDGFTADVLAALDE; this is encoded by the coding sequence ATGAGGACCCGCCTCGCCGCATCCGGTGTCGTCCTGATGGTGCTGGCCGGGTGCGCGGGCGGCAACCCAGGCGGCAGCGAGCCGCCGCGGACGGAGCCGACGAGGACGCGCACCACGACGCCGTCCGCCCCGACCACCAGTGCGACGCCGGACGTCGCCTACCCGGGCGCCACCTGGGCACGCGCCGAGCAGGGGGACTGGAAGGCCCTCGACGCCGATCTCGCCGCCAACGGCTCGACCTGTGTCGCAGTCGTCAAGGACGGGCGGCTGGTCCACGACGCGTACTGGAACGGGGGAGACCCGCAGGCGCAGCAGAAGGTGTACTCGATCGCCAAGTCGTTGACCTCCCTGCTGGTCGGGACGTACGTCGACGACGGCCTGCTCGACCTCGACGCCCCGGCCGCGCAGCAGGTGGACGAGTGGCGGCGGACCGCCGCGGGGGACATCACCGTGCGGGACCTGCTCGCGATGACGTCCGGCCGGCACTGGGACGACGCCACGGACACGCAGATGATCCGCAGCGAGCCGGACACGACGTCGTTCGCCGTCGACGTCCGCCAGGATCGTGCGCCCGGCGAGGCCTGGGTCTACGACAACACGGCGGTGCAGACGCTGGAGGCGGTGCTGGACGGGCTCGAGGGCTCCGGCGACGTCGTAGCGAACGCCGAGCAGCGACTGCTGGGGCCGCTCGGCATGCGTGCCACGACGTGGGGACGTGACCCGGCCGGCAACGCCTTGACGTTCTCGGGCATGACGTCGACCTGCCTCGACCTGGCTCGGGTGGGGCACCTGATGCTCAACGACGGTGCGTGGAAGGGCAGGCAGCTGCTGTCGGCGGACTTCGTGCGGGAGGCGACCCGGCCGTCGTCCCGGCTCAACGCGGCGTACGGCCTCCTGTGGTGGGTCAACGCCGAGGGACGGGTGGTCGAGGTGCTGCGCCAGGCGGGGTTCGCGACCGACAAGGCGCCGTACGACGGCAGGCTCGCACCGAACGTCCCGGACGACGCGTTCTGGGCGTTCGGCTACGGCAACCAGTACGTGGCCGTGGTGCCGAGCGAGGGGGTCGTGGCGGTACGCCTGGGTGCTCGCCCGGCGACGCCGGACCGGGTGACGTTCGACGGCTTCACCGCCGACGTGCTGGCGGCGCTCGACGAGTAG
- a CDS encoding DUF3253 domain-containing protein: MPHTDHDLEQRILTMLASRAPTATICPSDVARDLAPDDWRPLMDPVRDAAGRLVSRGEVVITQKGEVVDLGTARGPIRIRRAVTDGPGTVGG; the protein is encoded by the coding sequence GTGCCTCACACCGACCACGACCTCGAGCAGCGCATCCTCACGATGCTGGCGAGCCGGGCTCCGACCGCGACGATCTGCCCGTCCGACGTCGCGCGCGACCTGGCGCCGGACGACTGGCGCCCGCTGATGGATCCGGTGCGCGACGCTGCCGGACGGCTCGTCTCCCGCGGCGAGGTGGTGATCACCCAGAAGGGCGAGGTGGTCGATCTCGGCACCGCACGCGGGCCGATCCGCATCCGCCGGGCCGTGACGGACGGACCGGGCACGGTGGGCGGATGA
- a CDS encoding DEAD/DEAH box helicase, which yields MPTAMDLRLLLRFPVEFVAADDPADSRFVFHTPDGDRTATANEAVGPLSQGIRVMSADKSVRAWATPAILALRIMARGALGSPDATELNQLQNAGAAVGPNAGAGQASINAFLKALAVDAPAAASTPQVRQPYVSPHAAPQRARETTFSWTLIISFLEEPTPSQAAVVRLRVHPRSGSFAAFGANDLFNGSSHPMAQDAKEPTAAMLRRLEPWWAAAATLRDPHARGAVTVGPDDLARLGDRALAPTLMANRIEVRWPPELVRELSTTAVIQRKETPGSDRPSAFTQGQLFSFDWQVALGSDVLSHAELDQLAQSQTGLLRLRDRWVFVDKASLGKVLAERSRDITAIDALRAAVTGELEVDGRRTDVDTVGWLEDVRRRLAVQDRDIQPGRQPSDLEGHLRDYQLQGLQWMTQLVDLGLGGILADDMGLGKTVMLIALHLQRAVETTAPTLVICPASVLGNWEREIKRFAPGVPVHRYHGARRSLQDVKDGFLVTTYATMRADAEALAEHEPGWGLVVADEAQNIKNPHARTARAIRDIPAVARLALTGTPVENNLSELWAILDWTTPGLLGTYEQFRRTWSRAIESRRDTERATGLSHLIRPFVLRRRKSDPGIAPELPPKIETDHRVNLTREQVGLYEAVVRSTMAQIEQAQGIQRRGLVVKLLTQLKQICNHPAQFLREPEARLTGRSGKLAVFDELVEQIVSEEGATLVFTQYAQMGRLLTRHLDENKIGNQFLHGGTTVRGREKMVHAFQSGQVPVFVLSLKAAGVGLNLTRADHVIHYDRWWNPAVEDQATDRAHRIGQTKNVQVHRLISEGTIEESIAELIRSKRSLADAVVNGGEGALTELSDAALADLVRLKR from the coding sequence ATGCCCACTGCGATGGATCTGCGCCTGTTGCTGCGCTTTCCGGTCGAGTTCGTCGCGGCCGACGACCCGGCTGACTCGCGGTTCGTGTTCCACACCCCCGACGGGGACCGGACGGCGACGGCCAACGAGGCCGTCGGGCCGCTCAGCCAGGGCATCCGGGTGATGTCCGCGGACAAGTCCGTCCGCGCGTGGGCCACGCCCGCGATCCTCGCGCTGCGCATCATGGCGCGCGGCGCTCTCGGCTCCCCCGACGCGACCGAGCTCAACCAGCTGCAGAACGCCGGCGCCGCGGTCGGCCCCAACGCCGGAGCCGGCCAGGCCTCCATCAACGCGTTCCTCAAGGCGCTCGCGGTGGACGCCCCGGCAGCGGCATCGACCCCCCAGGTGCGCCAGCCGTACGTCTCGCCGCACGCCGCGCCGCAGCGCGCCCGCGAGACGACGTTCTCGTGGACCCTCATCATCTCGTTCCTCGAGGAGCCGACCCCCAGCCAGGCGGCGGTCGTCCGCCTGCGGGTGCACCCGCGCTCCGGGTCGTTCGCCGCATTCGGCGCGAACGACCTGTTCAACGGGTCGTCGCACCCCATGGCCCAGGACGCCAAGGAGCCCACCGCGGCGATGCTGCGCCGGCTCGAGCCGTGGTGGGCGGCCGCCGCCACGCTGCGCGACCCGCACGCACGCGGCGCCGTCACGGTCGGCCCGGACGACCTCGCCCGGCTCGGTGACCGCGCCCTGGCCCCCACCCTGATGGCCAACCGCATCGAGGTGCGCTGGCCGCCGGAGCTGGTGCGCGAGCTGTCGACGACCGCCGTCATCCAGCGCAAGGAGACGCCCGGGTCGGACCGGCCGTCCGCGTTCACCCAGGGACAGCTCTTCTCGTTCGACTGGCAGGTCGCGCTGGGCAGCGACGTGCTCTCCCATGCCGAGCTCGACCAGCTGGCGCAGTCGCAGACCGGGCTGCTGCGGCTGCGGGACCGCTGGGTCTTCGTCGACAAGGCCAGCCTCGGCAAGGTGCTCGCCGAGCGCAGCCGGGACATCACCGCGATCGACGCGCTGCGCGCTGCCGTCACCGGTGAGCTCGAGGTCGACGGTCGACGCACCGACGTCGACACGGTCGGCTGGCTCGAGGACGTCCGCCGACGCCTCGCGGTGCAGGACCGGGACATCCAGCCGGGCCGCCAGCCCAGCGACCTCGAGGGACACCTGCGCGACTACCAGCTGCAGGGCCTGCAGTGGATGACCCAGCTGGTCGACCTCGGCCTCGGCGGGATCCTGGCCGACGACATGGGTCTGGGCAAGACGGTCATGCTCATCGCCCTGCACCTGCAGCGTGCCGTGGAGACGACCGCACCGACCCTCGTCATCTGCCCCGCCTCCGTGCTCGGCAACTGGGAGCGGGAGATCAAGCGCTTCGCCCCCGGCGTGCCGGTGCACCGCTACCACGGGGCGCGCCGCAGCCTGCAGGACGTCAAGGACGGCTTCCTCGTCACGACGTACGCCACGATGCGCGCCGACGCCGAGGCGCTCGCGGAGCACGAGCCGGGCTGGGGACTCGTCGTCGCCGACGAGGCGCAGAACATCAAGAATCCGCATGCCCGGACGGCGCGCGCGATCCGGGACATCCCGGCCGTCGCCCGCCTGGCGCTCACCGGCACCCCGGTGGAGAACAACCTGTCCGAGCTGTGGGCGATCCTGGACTGGACGACGCCCGGGCTCCTCGGGACGTACGAGCAGTTCCGTCGCACCTGGTCGCGCGCGATCGAGTCGCGTCGCGACACCGAGCGGGCCACCGGGTTGTCCCACCTCATCCGGCCGTTCGTGCTGCGCCGCCGCAAGTCCGACCCGGGCATCGCGCCGGAGCTGCCGCCGAAGATCGAGACCGATCACCGCGTCAACCTCACCCGCGAGCAGGTCGGCCTCTACGAGGCGGTCGTGCGCAGCACCATGGCACAGATTGAGCAGGCCCAGGGCATCCAGCGACGCGGCCTGGTGGTCAAGCTGCTGACCCAGCTCAAGCAGATCTGCAACCACCCCGCACAGTTCCTCCGCGAGCCGGAGGCGCGCCTGACGGGTCGCTCGGGCAAGCTCGCCGTCTTCGACGAGCTGGTCGAGCAGATCGTGTCCGAGGAGGGCGCGACGCTGGTGTTCACCCAGTACGCCCAGATGGGGCGTCTGCTGACCCGGCACCTCGACGAGAACAAGATCGGCAACCAGTTCCTGCACGGCGGCACCACGGTGCGCGGCCGCGAGAAGATGGTGCACGCGTTCCAGAGCGGGCAGGTGCCGGTGTTCGTGCTGTCGCTGAAGGCAGCCGGCGTCGGCCTCAACCTCACCCGCGCCGACCACGTCATCCACTACGACCGGTGGTGGAACCCGGCCGTCGAGGACCAGGCCACCGACCGCGCGCACCGCATCGGGCAGACCAAGAACGTGCAGGTCCACCGCCTGATCAGCGAGGGCACGATCGAGGAGTCGATCGCCGAGCTGATCCGCTCCAAGCGGTCCCTGGCCGACGCGGTCGTCAACGGTGGCGAGGGCGCCCTGACCGAGCTCTCCGACGCGGCCCTGGCCGACCTGGTCCGGCTGAAGCGCTAG
- a CDS encoding histidine-type phosphatase — MRFRRLLVPLTVLAVGLPLASATADVSNARYYSNQTTYGNPASTKIVAPPAGYDMFFLETVGRHGSRAMTNSKAEKRALAVWSKASRKGKLTTRGKRFDNDLRAFQKAERKLGYGRLSSIGKDEWRGIGRRTASLYGDFFAGVQGAGDTVAMTTSPVYRTKQSAHYMQVSLDKAFPKLRHAKRVTDKQLLIEDGASKKGRAAIARVERRSSVRKAAKQVLLRLYRPSYVSTIKDPVDAALDVYLLYCIGAGMSHDTNVTFRDYVPLAAAKKLAEVKDAQNFYRYGPGVAGERSSFKQADPVLDDFFSRLDRRIDGGRTAAVFRHSHGEVTMPFAALTKLPRSQQQARSTFTYGSNQWRGYVAGRMAGNVEWAAYRNASGSVLVTVRYNEQPVKLGGSCQASEAGNGYFYRVSQLKKCLR; from the coding sequence ATGCGATTCCGGCGGCTCCTGGTCCCGCTCACCGTCCTGGCGGTGGGCCTCCCGCTCGCGTCCGCGACTGCGGACGTCAGCAATGCGCGGTACTACTCGAACCAGACGACGTACGGGAACCCCGCGAGCACGAAGATCGTCGCGCCGCCGGCCGGGTACGACATGTTCTTCCTCGAGACGGTCGGACGGCACGGGTCCCGGGCGATGACGAACAGCAAGGCCGAGAAGCGGGCGCTGGCCGTGTGGTCGAAGGCGTCCCGCAAGGGCAAGCTGACGACCCGGGGCAAGCGGTTCGACAACGACCTGCGGGCGTTCCAGAAGGCCGAGCGCAAGCTCGGGTACGGACGGCTGAGCTCGATCGGCAAGGACGAGTGGCGCGGCATCGGTCGGCGGACGGCGTCGCTGTACGGAGACTTCTTCGCCGGGGTCCAAGGCGCGGGCGACACGGTCGCGATGACCACCTCGCCCGTCTACCGCACCAAGCAGAGCGCGCACTACATGCAGGTCAGCCTCGACAAGGCGTTCCCGAAGCTCCGCCACGCCAAGCGGGTCACCGACAAGCAGCTGCTCATCGAGGACGGCGCCTCGAAGAAGGGCCGCGCCGCGATCGCCCGCGTCGAGCGCCGCTCCAGCGTGCGCAAGGCCGCGAAGCAGGTGCTCCTGCGGCTCTACCGCCCGTCGTACGTCTCGACGATCAAGGACCCGGTCGACGCCGCGCTCGACGTCTACCTGCTGTACTGCATCGGCGCCGGCATGAGCCACGACACCAACGTGACGTTCCGCGACTACGTCCCGCTGGCGGCGGCCAAGAAGCTCGCAGAGGTCAAGGACGCGCAGAACTTCTACCGGTACGGACCGGGGGTGGCAGGCGAGCGCAGCTCGTTCAAGCAGGCCGACCCGGTGCTGGACGACTTCTTCTCCCGGCTCGACCGGCGCATCGACGGCGGCAGGACCGCGGCGGTGTTCCGCCACTCCCACGGCGAGGTCACGATGCCATTCGCGGCGCTGACGAAGCTGCCGCGCAGCCAGCAGCAGGCCCGGTCCACGTTCACGTACGGCTCCAACCAGTGGCGGGGGTACGTCGCGGGGCGCATGGCCGGCAACGTCGAGTGGGCGGCGTACCGCAACGCGTCGGGGTCGGTGCTGGTGACGGTCCGCTACAACGAGCAGCCGGTGAAGCTCGGCGGCTCGTGCCAGGCGTCGGAGGCCGGCAACGGCTACTTCTACCGGGTGTCCCAGCTGAAGAAGTGCCTGCGCTGA
- a CDS encoding nuclease-related domain-containing protein — protein MTHGDVRLMELRRDGECLCGTFLPRGTRAGWDPSRRMVLCSPCLKTEDALETVDIGVPGASLQREHERRATARAARIRAAHPWVGGFLLLITPTPRTTEAFAIGAAGEREAAEKLRRATGEDVLFLFNRRRGTGREQGDIDMLAIAPSGVHVIDPKKYNGRKVRAARSEDVFLIDGRRRPSLSASMQRQVAAVSAAVRDGPRPETPVSAAYCFLGADLPVSSLVVGGVPALTLRNVAKRLNRPGPLGATDREMLHADLARRFPTA, from the coding sequence ATGACGCATGGTGACGTCAGGCTGATGGAGCTTCGCCGCGACGGCGAGTGTCTGTGCGGAACCTTTCTGCCGCGAGGCACCCGCGCGGGGTGGGACCCGTCGCGGCGCATGGTTCTGTGTTCCCCATGTCTCAAGACGGAGGACGCCCTTGAGACGGTCGACATCGGCGTCCCCGGAGCCTCTCTGCAACGCGAGCACGAGCGCCGCGCGACGGCACGTGCCGCGCGAATACGTGCGGCGCACCCGTGGGTTGGCGGTTTTCTGCTGCTCATCACTCCAACCCCGAGGACGACTGAGGCCTTCGCGATTGGCGCCGCAGGAGAGCGGGAAGCGGCCGAGAAGCTGCGAAGGGCGACTGGCGAGGACGTCTTGTTCTTGTTCAATCGACGCCGGGGCACGGGACGCGAGCAAGGGGACATCGACATGCTGGCGATCGCGCCGTCGGGTGTTCACGTCATCGACCCCAAGAAGTACAACGGACGGAAGGTCCGTGCCGCCCGTTCTGAGGACGTGTTCCTGATCGACGGGCGCAGGCGCCCGTCGCTGTCGGCCAGTATGCAGAGGCAGGTTGCAGCGGTGTCGGCAGCGGTCAGGGACGGTCCGCGCCCGGAGACGCCTGTCAGCGCGGCCTACTGCTTCCTCGGGGCCGACCTGCCGGTGTCGTCTCTCGTTGTGGGGGGCGTCCCGGCGCTCACCCTGCGTAACGTGGCCAAAAGACTGAACCGGCCAGGCCCCCTCGGTGCGACGGACAGAGAGATGCTGCACGCCGATCTGGCACGCAGGTTCCCCACCGCTTGA
- a CDS encoding NUDIX hydrolase — translation MTTETPPQRPSAYVAVDVVVLTIRDRQLKVMAIRRAAEPNRGGLALPGGFVHVDEDLETAARRELREETGLEVDYLEQVGTYGAPDRDPRARTFAVLYLAVLPNLPDGSTGTDADAIWLPVDELLAADLPFDHHEMLTDAIERARSKLEYSPIAASFCRPVFTIGDLRRVYEIVWGKQLNPANFQRKVQSVEGFVRETGDVVSEGRGRPAKTYTLGDVTTLHPPLRR, via the coding sequence GTGACGACGGAAACTCCACCCCAGCGCCCGTCGGCGTACGTCGCGGTCGACGTGGTCGTGCTGACGATCCGCGACCGCCAGCTCAAGGTCATGGCGATCCGGCGTGCGGCCGAGCCGAACCGCGGCGGTCTCGCGCTGCCCGGCGGCTTCGTCCACGTCGACGAGGACCTGGAGACCGCCGCCCGGCGGGAGCTGCGCGAGGAGACCGGGCTCGAGGTCGACTACCTCGAGCAGGTCGGGACCTACGGCGCGCCCGACCGCGACCCCCGTGCCCGGACGTTCGCGGTCCTGTACCTCGCCGTGCTGCCCAACCTGCCGGACGGCTCGACGGGCACCGACGCCGACGCGATCTGGCTGCCGGTCGACGAGCTGCTCGCGGCCGACCTGCCGTTCGACCACCACGAGATGCTCACCGACGCCATCGAGCGGGCCCGCTCCAAGCTGGAGTACTCACCGATCGCGGCGTCGTTCTGCCGCCCGGTCTTCACGATCGGCGACCTGCGGCGCGTCTACGAGATCGTCTGGGGCAAGCAGCTCAACCCCGCGAACTTCCAGCGCAAGGTCCAGTCGGTCGAGGGATTCGTGCGCGAGACCGGCGACGTCGTCTCCGAGGGACGAGGTCGACCGGCCAAGACCTACACCCTCGGTGACGTCACGACGCTGCACCCGCCGCTGCGGCGCTGA
- a CDS encoding A1S_2505 family phage non-structural protein: MSDNDLRDVAEAALKEACGADHLAVDDDGDWPVDVQGTQIYVGVVDDPGPHVHVFARIATGVSTEAWAEINHLNSAMIWAKVILGDEGAVFLSARLHPDGVTADVLDTTLEAMAEYARDCGPLLEAVYGVPSGEESSPRTTPDAVTSLEPGDVFVFGSGATGGHTGGAARLAVERFGAERGVSEGLRGNSYAIPTMQGLDVLGAAATRFVQFAAEHPERVFWLTRVGCGHAGFSDADVAPLFADAPENVVRPKGW, translated from the coding sequence ATGAGCGACAACGATCTGAGAGATGTGGCCGAAGCCGCCCTCAAGGAGGCCTGCGGTGCCGACCACCTCGCCGTGGACGACGACGGGGACTGGCCGGTCGACGTGCAGGGCACGCAGATCTACGTGGGCGTGGTGGACGACCCGGGACCGCACGTCCACGTCTTCGCCCGGATCGCGACCGGCGTGTCGACCGAGGCCTGGGCCGAGATCAACCACCTGAACAGCGCCATGATCTGGGCGAAGGTCATCCTGGGCGACGAGGGCGCGGTCTTCCTCAGTGCGCGCCTGCATCCCGACGGTGTGACGGCAGACGTGCTTGACACGACGCTGGAGGCGATGGCCGAGTACGCCCGCGACTGCGGTCCGCTCCTCGAAGCCGTGTACGGCGTCCCCTCCGGCGAGGAGAGCAGCCCGCGGACCACCCCCGACGCCGTGACCTCGCTGGAGCCCGGCGACGTGTTCGTCTTCGGCAGCGGCGCCACGGGCGGCCACACCGGCGGTGCCGCGCGACTCGCGGTCGAGCGCTTCGGCGCGGAGCGGGGCGTCAGCGAGGGGCTGCGTGGCAACAGCTACGCGATCCCGACGATGCAGGGTCTCGACGTGCTCGGTGCTGCGGCGACGCGTTTCGTCCAATTCGCGGCCGAGCACCCCGAGCGGGTGTTCTGGCTGACCCGGGTCGGCTGCGGGCACGCGGGCTTCAGCGACGCCGACGTCGCGCCACTGTTCGCCGATGCGCCGGAGAACGTCGTGAGGCCGAAGGGCTGGTGA